The nucleotide sequence GCTCGGAAGTGGCCCGTCTGACGGCCCGTTGATCACCGGAACACGTGGTTGCAGACGAGGAGGCGGTGGCTGTCGTGGTGGAATGGCGGGAGGACTTTCGGGCCTGGAACTCAACTGAAGACAAAATGCACTTGTGTAAGTGTGATGGCACAATGTGATACAATGTTGAAAGCCTGTGAAACTGactaaatattttagtaaagcAAAAGCAGAACAAATCAAATACAAAGACATTCTGAAATTAATAACAATGTTTTcaaatttaaagagatagttcaccccaaaataaaaatttggttACTACTACTTactaattaatcatttttataatagttgaagagaagaaattgttgaataaagttgttatttttgttttctttgaacacaaaaagtattcttgtagcttcatagcgttacggttgaaccacttatggtcacatggactattttatcaatgttcttactacctttctaggtctTGAACATGTAaactgcattgctgtctatgcatgtCTATGttctttctgttcatttttttttttttttttacattgtaggtctacattttttaaatatggaaatCTTTTTGGTTGTACTACTCAGTAACTTCCAAAAATAGTCTTAAATCCAACTTGAAAAAGAATTGTAATAAGACTAGATCATAATCACACCAGAAAAAACTAAGATATAGTGTTTTTGCCATATCACCAACCCCCATGAACTGCAACATGCTGCAACAAGTTTGATTCCTTCTAGTAAATTCAAGTTTGTTTGAAAGTCCATGAAACCATAAAGGTAGGGATGCACTGATATTAAGCCAACTAATATGACATTCTTTTGGTCTCTATAccctatattaaaaaaaaaaaaaaaaaaatacaaggaAAACACAAGTATTAGTAAGGACCCAAAATGAAAGCAATTTTGAAAAGTGGTATAGCATAATCTATTTAAAGGAATGAttagagatagttcacccaaaaattgtcattaattacgcaccttcatgtcgttccaaacccaaaagaccttcgttcatcttcagaaatcacaaataaagatatttttgatgaaatgagCTTTCttatcctgcatagacagcaacacaactgacacattcaaagcccagaaaggcagtgaggacattgttaaaatagcccagATGCGCTGTCCCTTGTTTTCAATCAGAGGAATGCACACGCAtgctttctttgtgcacaaaaaagtattattgtagcttcataacattaacagttgaaccactgatgtcacatggagtattttaacaatgtccttactacctttctgggccttgaacatgtcagttgcgttgatGTCTATGCAGTGTCAGCTAGCTctcgatttcatcaaaaaaatcttaatttgttttctgaagatgaatgaaggtctctggatcgacatgagggtgagtaaataatgacagaattttttttatttttgggcgaactatccctttaaaatagaCTGCATTTTGTAgtcaaatattttgttaaaagcAGTTTGTAGCTATGTTGTCAACTCTTTAAATCATGAATAGCATGTATAGTTTCaaagaaatacaaaattaactgtttcttgaaaaaataaatgtttttgagaaagtaacTTCCTCAACACTGTATGCAAGTCACCTTGGTCTCTGAAGAGGTATCTTTCCTGCGAGGAGGTAAAGGAGGGGGTTTCAGCAGCTCATCGCCAATCAAATGGTGTAAACTGCCACACGACACAGACTGAAATTCtgacaaagaaagaaaacgcAGTCTTACAGTCTGTCAGATAAAGTAGGAGAGCTCTGGTTGGGGAAAATTATGACGTCACACTTACTGGACTGGGGCAGCAAAACTGGGACAAATATGCTGTTGTTACctgcagaaaaacaaacaaattgacTTGTAAGCATGTCTAGGGAAAAAATGCTGCAGAAGTTTACTAGCTGACCCTTAACCATTGAGTTGCAGCTACTCCTTTCTCTCACCATAGGAGCTGCTCAGGTCAGGATCCATGAACACAGAGTTGAGGTCAGAGCTGGCAGACTGCGGAGGTGTGGGTGTGTTTGGAGAGGTTGGGAGAGAAGGGGGGGTCTCAGGTTCTGTTTCTGCGATGCTCCTGAAGGTGATTTTGTGAGGTGGTTCTCGTTCTAATGGCACTGGGTGACCTTTCAGCGTCCCTCCTCCTCCTGACGCCTGCCGCACCGGCCGAACGCCAGGAGACTTCAGAGAATACATAGTCTTTCTAGGCTATAGGACACAACAGAGTCAGTTGTAAAACCAGCATACTTTTATAAACTTAAACCACCTCACATTACTCATCAACACAGTGAAAACACAACACATGATCACTCTATTATATTCATGTCAAGACATAAATCTCCTTCTCATACTATCAATGTGCAGAAAGCAGCCATGGATCAGTAATAGGGATGTGCTAAACTACAGATTTATAAAATTGATTAGTCAGGAGTTGCCTAAATGACAAGCATCAACATGAACTCTAcacacagaaaatatatttaaaaaatttcacacaaaaattatttctaaCAGATGTTATAACAGTAttcttactattattattgcttcTATTATTAGCtgcaattatttaataattacaggctaaaattaactaatttaagctaaaaagtcaaaaataaatatctaaacaaacaaactcggCAAATCTCACCAAactcaacaaaaaaaatattgctgcCGAAAgtgaatgtaaatatttttgcttgttttaattttttaattttaaaaatgatgaattTAGACATATTTATACAAAAACTCACAAATCTAGGTGGCTGTTTGCAGTTCCGTGGTTCGATCTCTAGAGATTTGTTGAACAGGTAGTCACAAAACTCCTTCTCGCCCATGTTTCCCATTGGATTCAGATTCTCAAAAAACCTCTACAAGACAAACACACAGTTGAACTCACATAAACTAGACAGAGGAAAAAAAGGTGAGAGTGAGTGATGAACATACAAACCTTTATATCGTGTTCTACTTTGAGGCAGTAGGGTTGGTTCTGGTACTGCTGGATTTCTCCAGTGATTTCTGCTACTTTGCGTCTTTTGCTGAAGTTGATCAGTTCTTTTCCATCACGTTTCAGAAAATCCGGATTTCCCTCTTCAGTCTTTAGAATGTTAGTCAGGTAGATACCTGAACACACACAGCAAACAGACAGGAAACGTCACATATGCGCGCACACGTACACACAACTTTATtgaagactggactaatgactgctgaaaattccatcacaggaataagttacatttcaaaatatgtaacaacagaaaacagttcaattttgtattataattCTATTTTACGGTGtttttgactaaataaatgcagccttggtgaggatGGGAGACTTCTtccaaagcattaaaaaaaaataaaaaattaccacCCCAAACTTTGTGCATTTGTAAATACATGCTAGTTTGTTACAAAGCAGCTGTTTCTCTTACCAAAGAAAGGTACACAAGGCGGGTTGATGGATTTGAGCTTGGCGAGGTATTTCTTAAAATGATCCTGACTGAGTTCAACAGCTTCCTCTAGaatcctcctcttcctctcagGCACGGCCTACATAGACAGAATAAAACCACATATTCTGTTATTATCGGTCAATTACTATTCCAAATCACACTGTGAgtgcagtgttaattttgacagtaaattgatttagtcttagtcatagtcttttgaTTAAAACACGATTTagtttcagtcattttagtcatctgaattgttcTAGTTTTTGTCTATATAAGATTTTAGTTTACTAAATCTACAGTAAATTTAGCCAGCTAAAATTATATGGCCTTATTTacagtttaatgcatttattaagcattgcTCTAAAATGACCAAACTCACCGTATAGGTTTAATACtaaggttttatcatgatagacacagatttaactgctgcAACACacaacatgcctttatattaaaattaaatgaaattacttctcataaagaaacaagaacatggtcttcttttcaatgtAATACCAATGGTTGtataggctaattatgcattctttataataacgtgtttaccacattcttcattctttcaagcaaacgtattaattaatataaataaatttagattaatctttattaggCTACTAAAATTATTCAGGTCAAGAGCAGCAACTgattttctgtctctcttttgttgcttgattaccATCAATGCCACAaacaatagcaactaaattaggctgctgtccctttaaaaccaaaCACATGGATGGAATGTACTGATACACGTCCGACACTGTTTACGTTCAGACGTAACAgagtgtgtttatgtgaataCTTTTAATGCATAATGAACGAACAGGTCACCTCGAACGTGTGGTCAAGACGATACACCGGTACTGAGTTGATGGCGCTTACAATCTCCAAAACTCCATTAAAGTTATTGAGCTCTTGAAACACCTGCAGGATCTCAATAATACGAGAGAATACAGCAACCCTCTCATCCACATTTTCAGCCTCTACTATACACCTGAGTGACAGACAGAGAAACTTATATAAGAATTTATCACATCAAGAATGGAGCTGATGttgcaatataaaatgtgtTGTGCTGTTTATGGAGATCATGCAGTTGGCTAAGAGCTAGCTACTCACTTTTCAAACCACAATGTGAGGTTGGTAGTGTGTCGAATCATCCTTAGCAGATTGGGAGAATTCTTCTCTTTATCTTCCTTTGTCCAAACGCTTCCTACCAGCTCAGATGGACGCACGGCTCTGTGCACACAAATGTACAATAGTCAGTCAATGTACCATCTTTCTTACACATGCTTAAGCCTATAGTTCTGATCGGCTCACCTGTACAGATCAGACTCTAGAAGTGTTAACTGACGAGCAATTTCTATGGGATGAAGGGTCATGAGGTCAAAGGTGTCAATGCTCCCAGGACGGCTGATGTGCCATTCAATAGGAGGGGGCGGGCTCTCAAAGGTGATGTTGTGACTGATGCCATTAgattgagtttgtttcttccgCCTCATGATTTTGATGATGGACTCCACCCACTTGCGCATCGATTTACctgaaaaacagaataaaaaacattagTATCTAAACTTGTGCATGTGCCattgtgtatgtgtttatgtatgAGCATCTGAAAGACATTCAGTAGAGTtagagtgtgtgtatgtaccTCTAAGTTGTGTGGTGCTGGTGAGGTATTCTTCAAGTCCACAGCTGAGTTCAGGATCATTCTCAAAGTCATAAAAGTGATGTTCTACCCACTGACGGAACACATTCAGAACCCTAatgacacacatacagacatCAGACCGACGCGCTCACAGACACTATTAGTGTTGATGGACAGCAGGACTGTGTGTGGTGACATGAACTGAAATGAGCACAAGATGAAGCAACAACATGATGGTTGAGtcttacaaaaacaataaaaagtaaaaataaaataaaaaatacaatatatatatatatatatatatatatatatatatatatatatatatatatatatatatatatatatagacactactgttcaaaagatttttttaatttttaaagaagaaattaatatttttttagcgctgtcaaacgattactcgcgattaatcgcatccaaaattagttttttcttacctaatatatgtgtatgttatataaataaatttagattcatctttattagggctactaaagtgattcagtcaagagctgcaagtgattttctgtctttcttttgttacTTGATTACCATCAATGCCACAAACAacagcaactaaattaggctgctgtcccttttAAACCAAACACATGGATGGAATGTACTGATACACGTCCGACATTCTCCAAACTGTTTACGTTCAGATGTAACAgagtgtgtttatgtgaataCTTTTCAAAATGGATAATTCAACaccattttgtgtgtatttctccattAAGGAGACGTGAAAAAGTACTTGTTCACTGCGTGAGAGGTGCTGCTTCAGTGCCTGTGTTCCAAAAACCGGACCAAATTGAGTTCTTTGCGTCATCAAATTTGTCCATATATCTGCTCTTCTCTTATTCCCAgatgttgacatttttgaacgTTTTATGAGACATGCAGCAAATGTATGCCAGCTTATGTCCTGCTGGACATCAACAGGCTGTGTTAcagttaaaatgtacacatctaacCTTTTAACGGCGCagcatattcatattcatataaagACACGCATATATAggatatattttgaaaatatttacatgcatatatttatagtcacgtgatttatattacataaatatatttaataagtaaacattacatttttcttaaatgtatctatgcatatgtgtgtatttatatacacgtaataaatatacacagtacatgcatacattatgtaaacaaaaacttattttggatgcgattaatcgcaattaatcgtttggcagcactaatatttttatttagcaagaatgcattaaatgtatcaaaGTGACAAAGACTTTTTACTGTTACATTACTGCAAAATatgtctatttcaaataaatgctgttgttttgaagtttcattaaatcaaaaaatccagaaaaaaatgaagcagaactgttttcaacattgataactGGAAAACTTTCTTGAGTACCAAATcaaaatatcagaatgatttctgaaagatcatgtgattgAAGACTGTACtaaatgttgctgaaaattcagctacgccatcacaggaataaattgcatttttaagatatattcaaaaagaaaacacaagtgCAATATATGAATGTGCTTTGCGAATGAGAATGTGTATGTTTTACCTGAGTTGGACAGGCTGCACATATTCTCTGCGAAATCTCTGAAGCTCGGCTGCCATTGGTTGCTCTCCATTCCAAAGTGCCTCTAAGTCTGCTTCTGATGGCTCTGGCTCTGGAATCTCAATCCTGAAGCATCAAgggaaacaaataaaactaaattgcaTGCATATACTGTACATCCTAACATGAAAGGGAAACACAACAAGCAACAGCAGATAATCTTAAAGGAtcagttccagaacaaaaatttacagataatgtactcacccccgtgtcatccaacatgttcatgtctttcttcagtcgtaaagaaattacgttttttgaggaaaacatttaggGATTTCtcttcatgtaatggacttctatggtgcccccaaatttaaacttccaaaatgtagttttaatgcagcttcaaagggctctaaacgatcccagccgaggaagaagggttttatctagcgaaacggctggttattttctaaaacaaaaatacaatttatatacattttaaccttaaacgctcatcttgtctagcgtGTGTGAACTGTTATTTGCTGGTTATGACAGGCTACGTCTAAAAAAGCCCGTCTCATTtcctcttccaacttcaaaaacatcctacatcgatttttttttttccttaaagggtgtttgatcttctttgcatgttcactttgtaaactctgggttggtacttctgcagcgatgtaggatgattttgaagttggaggagaaaataagatgggagtttttagacgtaccctaactgtcatgccCGGAAAAAAGTTAACACAGAGCTAGacgagacaagcgtttgaggttaaaaagtatttaaattgtaattttaaaaaaataaataacgaaTCGTTtggctaggtaagacccttactcctcatctgggattgtttagagccatttaaagctgcatttaaactgctttttggaagtacaaatttgggggcaccacagaagtccattacatggagagaaatcctgaaatgttttcctcaaaaaacataatttctttatgactgaagaaagaaagacatgaacatgttggatgaccagggagtgagtacattatctgtaaatttttctgTAAAGTTCTGTAAAACTCCCTAATGGACATgcacacatttgtgaccctggaccacaaaaccagtcataaccagatttatacatcatctgaaatttGAATCAATAAGCTTGCCATTGATGTacagtttgttaggataggacaacactgtctttggtcgagatacaactatttgaaaatctggaatctgagggtgcaaaaaaaaaaaaaaaaaaaaaaaaattatacatatatatatatatatatatatatatatatatagagagagagagagagagagagaggaaatcacctttaaagttgtccaaattaagttcttagcaataaaaaacattacgttttgatacatttatggcaggaaaattacaaaataccttcacggaacatgaactttacttaataacctaatgatttttggcatagaagaaaaatagataactttgacccatacaatgtattgctggctactgctacaaatatacctgtgctacatacaactagttttgtggtccagggtcatattttAGAGTGATGGCAGAGCTGTGAAAAATTTTACAGAATTCCTCTCTTCGTGTTGGCTGAACGTGTGAGACGCAAGGGTATGTGTGCTTTACCTTTCAATCAGTAGTGTGAGCAGTTCTTGTGGTTTACAGAAAGAACGGTACGTAGTCAGAAACGTACGCACGAAATTTGGGTCTGTGTGGAAAAGAAGAAAAGTACGTACTTATAAAGGCACTCAGAAACACACAAATAACAAAGAAACACACTAGCAGGCAAAAAACAGAACTTTTGATCTAAAGCAGTGTTTTCTTCTGTACCTGCATACATGTGGTATGTCAATCTCTCAATAAGCTTGACAACTGTCCCGGCCTTAATAATAGGAATTCCAGTCTTGCTCTGCGCTCCCTCCTCAAATACAATGTTCTCCTCAGAATCCTGTATGGCGAACCGGTAGACGTCCGGTGACGGCAGCCTCAGCGGTTGCGCTTGTTCCTCGCGGTGCAGGACGGTGTCCAGCATGCGGTCCAACGTTGGCCGGTACTGCAGTGTGACCAGCGCAGCCATCCACGCACACTTCTCTTCCGCTGAACGCGCGCTAAACACGGCACCGCTTTCCTCGCGGCCCACCAGCTCAAACGCGTGACGAAACTCTGGCGAATCGTCACGATCTACAATGCGATACTTGCGTAAAACAAACTTCTCTTTCAGACGAAACTCTGCCCCACTGCCCGCCCCTGGCAACCTGGAGCTCTGATTGGCTTTGCAGCTTATCATGAGGCCGTCGAACAGAAAGTTATGGCGTTCGTGCTTGGCTCCGGCTCGTAGGAGCGCCCCCTCCATGATGAACTGGCTGCAGCACTGGCCGATATCTCTACCCTCCCAGCCATCAATACTCCTCTGGATGTCATTCATACGCTTTATTGCTGCCTGCTTACTGCGTGATGCACGACTATATAACCGATACAGTGGCTCCCTAAAAGAGAATGTCACAAGAGAGATGAAAAGAGGAATTGGTATAGACACATAGTTGTGCAAGCCCTGTTGTTTGTGTTACCATTGTTTGCGCCGCGGTTGGTGTTTAGCATATATGCGTTCAATGCTGCATTGTAGGTTGATCAGTGCAGTCTGTGCCTGTTTTAAACACTCTCTGTCATCTTGTTCTTCACTGCACTCCTGCAATTGCTACAGAGACAATGATACACAAACCTTAGTTAACACATTACACAGCTGTAGGTTACTGATTGAGTGTGAAGTGTGTTTAGTACTCACCTGTAACAGTTCAAAGTAGTGCATGCAGTGGTAAACGGGAACCATCATCAACTGAGGAAGCATATACTGCACTGCCTCCTTAAATCCCTCTGCAATTgactgaaacacacaaacacaccacagGGGACTGAACATCTGAGCTCATGCCTGCAGAGATGAAAGCTTTGATTCCAACGTCCGCCCTCGCCCTGTCCCCACAAGTCTCtttttacattgtattatttGCCTTCAAAATGTGGTTACATATGACTTCCTAGTTCAACtaataaaacaacatgaaaaaaaaaaacaacaactaaagtttggggaaaaaagaaaatgaaaaaaaattctcagtgtCTGGAGACTTTGcttatttttaaacagatttaaatGTATTAGGTATGTAGCAGGTATAAGTGATCCTGGAGCACAAAAaagtagcatggatatatttgtagcaatagccaataatacattgtatgggtcaaaattatcaatttttctttgatgccaaaaatcattaggatattccatgttctatgaagatattttgtaaatctgtgaatgtatcaaaacttaatttttgattagtaatatgcattgctaagaatttcatttgcacaactttaaaggtgattttctcaatattttgatgtttttgcaccctcagattccagattttcattagttgtatctcggccaaaaattgttctatcctaacaaaccatgcatgaatggaaagcttatttattccacTTTAAGATGttgaaaaaaattgacccttatgactggttttgtggttcagagttacatatattaattatatgtgactgatataaatataaatatcagatgaaaaacatacattaaaaaacataactgaAAATCAGAAATGCTGGCTTGGCAACTACTTGGAACAGCATAAGTTTTACTATAATTgctaaaaactattttaatttcaaagctatacagcaatattaaaaaaacaaaacaaaaacaatattaataaaacttaagctaaacctaaacctaaaatgaaaattgaaaatataaatgtaaagcttcaaatattaataaatacaaaaaaaaagcatataaataatgctaaaataacactgccaGTTATCTACcaatattattactttaatcTATTGGTAacacaataaggttcattagttaacatgaactaaaaacaaacgatacatctacagcatttattaatcttagctaaatttaatttcagcatttactaatgcattattaaaataataatgtgctTGTTACCATTAGTtgatgcactgtgaactaacacaaacaaacaattaacaactgtattttcattaaagattattaaatagtgtaataaatatacTGCTCTGTGTTCACTCATGTTAGCTAATACATTCACTGTTGTTGTTTActgatgttaacaaatgcaCACTTCTTTCCGTGTATTTTTCCCCCATTTACTTTATCATTGCTGttacattaaatatgtaatttattaacacagttaaatgtaatctttagcaaatctaaatattaatatccATTTTTCATATTGTGCATTATAATACTGAGACACCTAAATTCACTTTAATGTGAAgcatttaaaacttattttgaatttatttagacaagatgtgaccctggaccacaaaaccagtcataagggtccattttattttttaattgagatgtatacatcatccgaaagatgaataaataagctttccattgatgtaggaattatgttatttatgtatgtatggaATTATGTATGGAATACTATTGttatgatatgacaatatttggctgagatacaactattagaaaatctggaatctgagggagcaaaaaaaattccaaatatcgagaaaatcgcctttaaagttgtacaaatgaagttcttagcaatgcatattactaatcaaaaattacgttttgatacatttacggttggaaatttacaaaatatcttaatggaacatgatcttcacttaatattctaattatttttgacattaaaaaaaaatatatatatatatatatatataattttgaccaatatattgtattgttggctatcgctacaaatatacctgtgctacttaagattggttttgtggtccagtgtcacaaatggtacagaattttaatatcaccaaaaaaacaaaattaaagactgaaaaaaaagtttcaaccAAACAGAGGCCAGTGTTGGTGCTGACCTGGAAGTACAGAGCAACAGTGGGGCGGGACATCAGAGTGTTGAAATGTTGACAGAATTCTTTAGAGAGGATGTCCTGAGAGAGTGTCTCATAGGGATCAAACGCCTGCTCCTGTACacaacacataaacacacaaacatttctAACAGTGCAGTAATTCTCATTTTTCGACTCTTATgactatttttcattttctataCCTCAGCGAGGTCTTCGAAGCAGCTGCCCACAAGGGGGTGTGGACTCCCATCAGCTGTCATTTCTACAGCATCCTCAATGAGACCCAACAGCTTAACTGTTAACTCATGAACCTCTAGAATATTACTGAATGCCAGCTCCACATCCTAAACACATTgcggagagagagaaaaccgAGAATAAATGACAATGAAGAGAATGCAAACAGCTAATCTCTGCcagtatgaatatttatttccATCAGCTCATGTTCCGATTGGCCGGAAAAGAACGCACCTGAGCAGAAAAGTGTTTGCTACTGTGCGTAAAGGCTTGGCGGAATACTTTGATGATGAGATCGAGTTCCCGCAGATACTGACGCTCCTCAGCGATCTCCAGACGCACAAGGTCATCATATGTGAGCACACCAGAGGAAGACACCTCCTCTACACTCTGAGACACCAGCCCCATCTCCTCTTCCTGATCGAACATATCCATTAAAACCTaaaggaacacacacacaaaagcaatACCAATCAATTACAACTATTCTCTATACCTTATTTAGTTAATCTGCATAAAAcagtcatatttaaaaataacagcaacaagaacaataataatatcagATTTTATAATATAACAGATAATACAacaggtttttgaagaaaacattccagaacttttctccatatagtggacttcaatgggagccaacgggttgaaagtccaaactgCGGTATCAATACACCTTCAATACAAGGGCTCTTCACAAACCCAGCTGAAGAAATAAAgtatcttatctagtgaaacgattagCCATTATCTTAATCCCCTTGATCCCCatcgaagtccactatatggagaaaaatcctagaacgTTGTCCTCAAataccttcatttcttt is from Labeo rohita strain BAU-BD-2019 chromosome 13, IGBB_LRoh.1.0, whole genome shotgun sequence and encodes:
- the sos2 gene encoding son of sevenless homolog 2 encodes the protein MQHDFGSSEENSAKWRGLFVQALRKVQLQVHPNLSAKEDALQHIEALILQLLNKLCVTQPRTIADVEDRVQKTFPNPIDKWAMSDAQGAIEKRKRRNPLLLPVDKIHPLLKEVLGYKIDYHVCLYIVAVLEYISADILKLAGNYVSNIRHYEISQQDITVSMCADKVLMDMFDQEEEMGLVSQSVEEVSSSGVLTYDDLVRLEIAEERQYLRELDLIIKVFRQAFTHSSKHFSAQDVELAFSNILEVHELTVKLLGLIEDAVEMTADGSPHPLVGSCFEDLAEEQAFDPYETLSQDILSKEFCQHFNTLMSRPTVALYFQSIAEGFKEAVQYMLPQLMMVPVYHCMHYFELLQQLQECSEEQDDRECLKQAQTALINLQCSIERIYAKHQPRRKQWEPLYRLYSRASRSKQAAIKRMNDIQRSIDGWEGRDIGQCCSQFIMEGALLRAGAKHERHNFLFDGLMISCKANQSSRLPGAGSGAEFRLKEKFVLRKYRIVDRDDSPEFRHAFELVGREESGAVFSARSAEEKCAWMAALVTLQYRPTLDRMLDTVLHREEQAQPLRLPSPDVYRFAIQDSEENIVFEEGAQSKTGIPIIKAGTVVKLIERLTYHMYADPNFVRTFLTTYRSFCKPQELLTLLIERIEIPEPEPSEADLEALWNGEQPMAAELQRFRREYVQPVQLRVLNVFRQWVEHHFYDFENDPELSCGLEEYLTSTTQLRGKSMRKWVESIIKIMRRKKQTQSNGISHNITFESPPPPIEWHISRPGSIDTFDLMTLHPIEIARQLTLLESDLYRAVRPSELVGSVWTKEDKEKNSPNLLRMIRHTTNLTLWFEKCIVEAENVDERVAVFSRIIEILQVFQELNNFNGVLEIVSAINSVPVYRLDHTFEAVPERKRRILEEAVELSQDHFKKYLAKLKSINPPCVPFFGIYLTNILKTEEGNPDFLKRDGKELINFSKRRKVAEITGEIQQYQNQPYCLKVEHDIKRFFENLNPMGNMGEKEFCDYLFNKSLEIEPRNCKQPPRFPRKTMYSLKSPGVRPVRQASGGGGTLKGHPVPLEREPPHKITFRSIAETEPETPPSLPTSPNTPTPPQSASSDLNSVFMDPDLSSSYGNNSIFVPVLLPQSKFQSVSCGSLHHLIGDELLKPPPLPPRRKDTSSETKLSSRPESPPAIPPRQPPPPRLQPRVPVINGPSDGPLPSPPPPPPRDPLPDTPPPVPQRPPEIFINYPVNMQPSPGGRFHWDFTSSPSTPNTPPGTPSPRAPPPGTPSPRVPRRPCTPSGSQPILVHLPPPTPAPPIPPRHNSTPALPKLPPKTYKRELSQSTHTLSQPSIHTLSLVDNRDSNE